From one Branchiostoma floridae strain S238N-H82 chromosome 3, Bfl_VNyyK, whole genome shotgun sequence genomic stretch:
- the LOC118411415 gene encoding ribonucleoside-diphosphate reductase small chain-like, translating to MLSAQPPKSNQLSVLKVSVDREKQCEPLLRENSRRFVIFPIQYHDIWHMYKKAVASFWTTEEVDLSKDLAHWERLNDNEKHFIKHVLAFFAASDGIVNENLVERFTKEVQVTEARCFYGFQIAIENIHSEMYSLLIDTYVKEPREREHLFSAIETIPCVRKKADWALKWIGDEENTFGERVVAFAAVEGIFFSGAFAAIFWLRKRGLMPGLTFSNELISRDEGLHTDFACLMVSYLVNKPSEERIHQIIDNAVKIEQEFLTEALPVKLIGMNQDLMKQYIEFVADRLLGELMCSKIYNSENPFDFMENISLEGKTNFFEKKVGEYQKMGVMSSSEQQKFTLDADF from the coding sequence ATGCTTTCAGCGCAGCCACCGAAGTCTAACCAGCTGTCCGTACTGAAGGTCTCTGTAGACCGAGAGAAGCAGTGTGAGCCCCTACTGCGTGAAAACTCCAGACGCTTCGTCATTTTTCCCATCCAGTACCACGACATCTGGCACATGTACAAGAAGGCCGTAGCATCATTCTGGACAACGGAGGAAGTTGATCTCTCTAAAGACTTGGCGCATTGGGAGAGACTGAATGACAACGAAAAACACTTCATCAAACACGTCCTGGCATTCTTTGCAGCTAGTGACGGTATAGTCAATGAAAATCTGGTTGAAAGATTCACCAAAGAGGTGCAGGTGACTGAGGCAAGGTGCTTCTATGGCTTCCAGATTGCCATTGAGAACATCCATTCTGAAATGTACAGTCTCTTAATCGACACCTACGTGAAGGAGCCGCGTGAAAGAGAGCATTTGTTCAGTGCCATTGAGACCATACCGTGTGTACGAAAGAAGGCTGACTGGGCCCTGAAGTGGATAGGAGACGAGGAAAATACGTTTGGCGAGCGTGTAGTTGCGTTTGCCGCTGTGGAAGGGATCTTTTTCTCGGGGGCCTTCGCAGCAATTTTCTGGTTAAGGAAAAGAGGACTCATGCCGGGGCTAACTTTCTCCAATGAGCTGATCAGTAGAGACGAGGGTCTACACACCGACTTTGCCTGTCTTATGGTCAGCTACCTGGTCAATAAGCCTAGTGAGGAGCGCATTCACCAGATTATCGACAATGCTGTTAAGATTGAgcaagagttcctgacggaagCGCTTCCTGTGAAGCtgattgggatgaatcaagacctgatgaaacagtacattGAGTTTGTCGCAGATAGGCTGCTGGGAGAACTCATGTGCAGTAAGATTTACAATAGCGAGaacccctttgacttcatggagaacatttctctggagggaaagaccaacttctttgagaagaaGGTGGGAGAGTACCAGAAGATGGGGGTGATGTCTTCCTCTGAACAGCAAAAGTTCACGTtggatgctgacttttga
- the LOC118411390 gene encoding uncharacterized protein LOC118411390, which produces MTWEAAHELLSVSVCSNVPEYIDPECFVSEGDPTKVAEALLNFLQQISRKAYSLLSEKFRWALDKMEGIRQRDLEKEEEEEEETEGESPKDILDKAKRKEKRRKEHYMTKLMEELNKYMSQLVVLSFNGGKYDLNAIKKVFLPLLLRSTSKLRPIKKNNTYMSIETDDLKFLDLINYVAPGFSYSILLKAYGCQETKGFFPYEWMDSLDKLEHTRLPPRAAFHSNLRQSDISEEDYLYCQRVWEEQGMTTMRDFLIWYNNKDVSPMVEAVQKMTEFYQDKGIDMFKDGISVPGLTLKYLFMNLPRDTYFTVPDNEDVYRLYKDNIVGGPSIIFHRYHEKGKTYIRADEMTLLGKEPKPCQKVIGYDANALYLWALMQDMPSGHYIRRREDTGFEREYSTPQWGRMAVDWLDWLAQERNLAIRHKFNSTEKRIGSRRIPVDGFCSATGQIFQFHGCYWHGHACSLTRGQVFNDRRGKSFATLRAETAQTTEYLRACGYTVTEMWECQWRNLVRADVRLASFLEGRKTPTENLPDMTSERVLQAVRSKELFGTVECDIEVPADLKSRFAEMPPIFKNVEISIDDIGEHMKSYAKTHRIMSKPRRSLIGSMFGQKILLASPLLNWYLDHGLKVTRIYQVMEYRPKPSFKAFGDAVSDARRKGDEDKAKKIIADTMKLIGNSGYGKTVTNKEKQTDVEYCQDVVTATRKINTLRFRHLIVVNDDNFFEVESAKRTIKFNLPMQIGFFVYQYAKLRMLAFYYDFMLKFVDVSDFQYCEMDTDSAYIAISADKLEDVIKPDMRDSYFREKSDWFPRTDTKQNAAYDKRTPGLFKEEWSGSGIVGLCSKTYYCFGGDDTNEDKFSCKGVSKRCNDINHLKYLNVLQTKKSGQGINKGFRVRESEIHTYTQIRDAFSYFYPKRKVKNDRVTTLPLDI; this is translated from the exons ATGACGTGGGAGGCGGCGCACGAACTCTTGAGCGTGAGCGTCTGCTCAAACGTTCCTGAATACATCGACCCAGAATGTTTCGTGTCCGAAGGCGACCCGACAAAAGTGGCTGAAGCCTTGTTGAATTTCCTACAGCAAATCAGTCGTAAGGCGTACTCCCTTCTGTCGGAAAAATTCCGCTGGGCGTTGGACAAGATGGAAGGAATTCGGCAAAGGGATTTGGAgaaagaggaagaggaagaagaagaaacggaaGGAGAATCTCCGAAAGACATACTTGACAAGGCGAAGCGAAAAGAAAAACGCCGGAAAGAACATTACATGACCAAACTGATGGAGGAACTGAACAAGTACATGAGTCAGCTGGTGGTCCTTAGTTTCAACGGCGGGAAGTATGACCTGAACGCCATCAAAAAAGTGTTCCTCCCGCTGCTGCTGCGATCGACCAGCAAACTCCGACCCATCAAGAAGAACAACACGTACATGTCGATTGAAACGGACGACCTGAAATTCCTGGATCTCATCAATTATGTGGCTCCGGGGTTCTCCTACTCGATCCTGCTGAAGGCGTACGGCTGCCAGGAGACAAAGGGATTCTTTCC GTACGAATGGATGGACAGCTTGGACAAGTTGGAGCACACGCGGCTGCCACCACGAGCCGCCTTCCATAGCAACCTGCGACAGTCCGACATCTCGGAGGAGGATTATCTGTACTGTCAGCGCGTGTGGGAAGAGCAGGGCATGACGACCATGAGGGACTTCTTGATATG GTACAACAACAAGGACGTTAGCCCCATGGTGGAAGCCGTGCAGAAGATGACAGAGTTCTACCAGGACAAGGGCATCGACATGTTTAAGGACGGCATTAGCGTCCCCGGTCTAACACTTAAGTACCTTTTCATGAACCTGCCGCGCGATACTTACTTTACTGTCCCAGACAATGAAGACGTGTACAGATTGTATAAAGACAACATAGTGGGGGGACCCAGCATCATCTTTCATAGGTACCACGAGAAGGGCAAGACCTACATCAGGGCCGACGAGATGACATTGTTGGGCAAGGAACCGAAACCTTGTCAAAAGGTCATTGGCTACGACGCGAATGCGTTATATTTGTGGGCACTGATGCAGGACATGCCCTCCGGCCATTACATTCGGCGGCGGGAAGACACGGGGTTCGAAAGAGAATATTCCACACCTCAGTGGGGACGAATGGCCGTCGATTGGTTAGACTGGCTGGCCCAAGAGCGGAATCTCGCCATTCGCCACAAATTCAATAGCACAGAGAAGCGCATCGGTTCACGTCGAATTCCGGTGGACGGTTTCTGTTCGGCCACCGGGCaaatctttcagtttcacgGCTGCTATTGGCACGGTCACGCCTGCTCCTTGACCAGAGGCCAAGTCTTCAACGATCGGCGCGGCAAGTCTTTCGCGACTTTGCGGGCGGAAACGGCCCAAACGACCGAGTACCTGCGAGCGTGTGGGTATACGGTCACCGAAATGTGGGAATGTCAGTGGAGAAACTTGGTAAGAGCCGACGTCCGATTGGCGTCTTTCTTGGAAGGCCGCAAGACTCCCACCGAAAATCTTCCCGACATGACCAGTGAACGCGTCCTCCAAGCTGTTCGCTCGAAGGAGTTGTTTGGCACGGTGGAATGCGACATTGAGGTCCCCGCGGATCTCAAGTCGCGCTTCGCCGAAATGCCTCCGATATTTAAGAACGTCGAGATTTCCATCGACGATATTGGCGAGCACATGAAGTCGTACGCCAAGACGCATCGCATCATGTCCAAGCCCAGGCGATCGCTCATCGGTAGTATGTTCGGTCAAAAGATTCTCTTGGCTTCGCCCTTGCTCAACTGGTATCTCGACCACGGCTTGAAGGTCACTCGCATCTACCAGGTGATGGAGTACAGACCCAAGCCGAGTTTTAAAGCTTTCGGAGATGCCGTTAGCGATGCGAGGCGCAAGGGCGACGAGGACAAAGCCAAGAAGATCATCGCCGACACCATGAAGCTGATCGGTAATTCGGGTTACGGCAAGACGGTcaccaacaaagaaaaacaaacagacgTCGAGTATTGCCAAGACGTCGTGACCGCCACTCGAAAGATCAACACTTTGCGGTTTCGGCATCTGATCGTGGTCAACGACGACAATTTCTTTGAAGTTGAGTCGGCGAAGCGCACCATCAAGTTTAACCTTCCCATGCAAATTGGCTTCTTCGTATACCAATACGCCAAATTGCGTATGCTTGCCTTTTACTACGACTTCATGTTGAAGTTCGTGGACGTGTCCGATTTCCAGTACTGTGAAATGGACACGGACTCCGCTTATATCGCCATCTCGGCGGACAAGCTGGAGGACGTGATCAAACCCGACATGCGGGATTCGTACTTCCGCGAGAAATCTGACTGGTTTCCCCGAACAGACACCAAGCAGAACGCGGCTTACGACAAGCGCACTCCCGGGCTGTTCAAAGAAGAATGGTCCGGGAGCGGTATAGTCGGTCTGTGCAGTAAAACGTATTACTGTTTCGGCGGAGATGACACGAATGAGGACAAGTTCAGTTGCAAAGGGGTGAGCAAACGATGTAACGACATTAACCACCTCAAGTACCTGAACGTCTTGCAGACCAAGAAAAGCGGCCAGGGCATCAACAAAGGGTTTCGCGTGCGCGAGAGCGAaatacacacgtacacgcaaATCCGCGATGCCTTTTCGTATTTCTATCCAAAACGAAAGGTTAAGAATGACAGGGTCACCACTCTCCCTCTCGATATTTAG
- the LOC118411881 gene encoding uncharacterized protein F54H12.2-like — protein sequence MAHIHPLSCSCTKSELDLFEVPPTQTTITDGRWVEYHPVASLAESSPIEFDIPGAGEEFTDLSQTKLYVKAKIVLPNGNDLPDNAKVGPVNLWLQSLFSQVTVTVAGKDITDSTNCYPYRAYLETLLNFGSEAKQTQLTSELFFQDTPGRLHLVDPYPNPADQDAVANEGLVKRANMTRNSREVDLIGPLHVDLFHQDRYLLSKVDVKIKLHRSKHQFCLMSPGDQFKIVITEAAVFLRKVNLLPTYQLSIESQLNKQTAKYALKRVQLKPFTIPRGNHSVSSDNLFLGQVPKRVAIALVDNAAFQGSFGTNPFNFQHFNLNYISLCVNGQEVPHKALTPNFAEGQYIRSYMNLFGTTGKQGQDSGNQIARSDYDKGFTVWCYDLSPDLCGLGGDHFNIIRQGNLRLELHFAQALDQTVVAVVLAEFDNLLEIDRQRNISFDYSN from the coding sequence ATGGCCCACATTCATCCCCTTTCGTGCTCCTGCACCAAATCAGAATTGGATCTGTTTGAGGTACCGCCAACTCAGACGACCATAACGGACGGTAGATGGGTAGAGTATCATCCGGTGGCCAGTCTCGCCGAGTCTTCCCCGATAGAATTTGACATTCCTGGAGCGGGAGAAGAATTTACGGACCTTTCCCAGACGAAATTGTACGTGAAAGCCAAGATCGTTCTCCCTAACGGCAACGACCTGCCGGACAACGCCAAGGTAGGCCCGGTAAACCTGTGGCTTCAATCGCTCTTCTCGCAAGTCACGGTTACGGTCGCTGGCAAGGACATAACGGATTCCACCAATTGCTATCCATATCGTGCTTACCTGGAGACGCTGTTAAACTTTGGGTCTGAAGCAAAGCAAACGCAGCTGACCTCTGAACTTTTCTTTCAAGACACGCCGGGACGACTTCACTTGGTCGACCCCTACCCGAACCCGGCAGATCAGGACGCAGTGGCAAATGAAGGATTGGTGAAGCGTGCCAACATGACCCGCAACAGTCGCGAAGTGGACCTCATAGGACCGCTACACGTCGACCTGTTCCATCAAGACCGCTATTTGCTCAGCAAAGTCGACGTTAAAATCAAGCTGCACCGATCGAAACATCAATTCTGTCTGATGTCGCCTGGAGATCAGTTCAAAATTGTCATCACGGAGGCTGCCGTCTTTCTGAGAAAGGTCAACCTGTTACCCACCTATCAGCTGTCCATCGAAAGTCAACTCAACAAGCAGACGGCCAAGTATGCCCTTAAAAGGGTGCAATTAAAGCCTTTTACAATTCCCCGTGGTAACCATTCAGTGTCGAGCGACAATCTGTTCCTGGGACAGGTCCCCAAACGCGTGGCGATCGCTCTGGTGGACAACGCAGCATTCCAGGGGTCTTTCGGTACCAACCCCTTTAACTTTCAACACTTTAACTTGAACTACATCAGTCTCTGCGTCAATGGGCAGGAGGTGCCTCACAAAGCGCTGACACCCAACTTTGCCGAGGGACAGTACATCAGATCCTACATGAACTTGTTTGGAACGACAGGCAAGCAAGGGCAAGACAGCGGGAACCAGATCGCGAGAAGCGACTACGACAAGGGCTTCACGGTGTGGTGTTACGATCTAAGTCCTGACCTCTGCGGCCTCGGTGGGGACCATTttaacataatcagacagggaAACCTTCGCCTGGAGCTGCATTTTgcacaggctttagatcaaacgGTGGTGGCGGTGGTCCTCGCTGAATTCGACAATCTCCTGGAGATTGACAGGCAGAGAAACATCAGCTTTGACTACAGCAACTAG
- the LOC118411882 gene encoding uncharacterized protein LOC118411882: MVSKNPGKRRRTKAGGGSKRYPTNTAEEWHDVLHRVYYDPRHPAGYGGVGRLHRAVRNKYGVTRKQVEAWLRSQDTHTLHKPIRRRFQRNRVITGGIHDQWQADLADMSSLSRQNDGYRYLLTCIDVFSKYAWVVPIKDKTGPTLAKAFQTILAEDEQKPRCLQTDQGTEFLNRHVQSLLKKEGIKFFTTFSVETKASVVERFNRTLKTRMWKYFTAKNTHRYIDVLSDLVWSYNRSYHRSIKMAPIEVNEKNEGLVWHTLYGEDDISKPRKGRKQPPSFKFRVGDSVRISKSKLRLEKGYTPNWTTEIFIVSEQIARRPPVYRVKDYDGEVLRGTFYEKELQKVTKKDDDVYQVEDILDTRRRGKKKEFFVKWKGYPAKFNSWVREEDMVPI; the protein is encoded by the coding sequence ATGGTTTCCAAGAATCCCGGGAAGAGGAGGAGAACGAAGGCGGGAGGGGGAAGCAAGCGCTACCCCACCAATACTGCCGAGGAATGGCACGACGTCCTCCATAGGGTTTACTACGACCCCAGACATCCTGCAGGGTACGGCGGAGTAGGACGGCTCCATCGAGCCGTGCGTAACAAGTACGGAGTCACCCGAAAACAAGTAGAAGCGTGGTTGCGTTCTCAAGACACACACACCTTACACAAGCCCATCAGACGACGTTTTCAAAGGAATCGCGTGATAACCGGAGGAATACACGATCAGTGGCAGGCTGATCTCGCCGATATGTCATCCCTCTCTCGGCAGAATGACGGGTATCGCTATCTCCTGACCTGCATAGACGTATTTTCTAAATACGCGTGGGTCGTTCCCATCAAAGACAAGACGGGCCCCACCTTGGCGAAAGCCTTTCAAACCATCCTAGCCGAGGACGAGCAAAAGCCCAGGTGCCTGCAAACGGATCAAGGCACGGAGTTTCTCAATCGACACGTCCAGTCTCTATTGAAGAAGGAAGGGATCAAATTCTTTACGACGTTTAGTGTGGAAACCAAAGCCAGTGTGGTGGAGAGGTTCAATCGTACGCTGAAGACGAGAATGTGGAAATATTTCACCGCAAAGAACACGCACCGGTACATTGACGTTCTGAGCGACCTGGTGTGGTCCTACAACCGCTCCTACCACCGCAGCATCAAAATGGCTCCCATCGAAGTGAACGAGAAGAACGAGGGGCTCGTGTGGCATACCCTGTACGGAGAAGATGACATCTCGAAACCCCGGAAAGGGAGAAAACAACCGCCTTCGTTCAAATTTCGAGTCGGAGATTCGGTTCGAATCAGCAAATCTAAACTGCGCCTGGAAAAGGGCTATACGCCTAATTGGACCACAGAGATCTTCATCGTCTCCGAACAAATTGCCCGCCGTCCTCCCGTTTATCGCGTGAAAGATTACGACGGAGAAGTTTTGAGAGGGACGTTTTACGAAAAGGAGTTGCAGAAAGTTACGAAAAAAGACGACGACGTCTATCAAGTAGAGGACATCCTGGACACGCGAAGGCGAGGCAAAAAGAAGGAGTTCTTTGTGAAATGGAAAGGATATCCGGCCAAGTTTAATAGCTGGGTGAGAGAAGAGGACATGGTTCCAATATGA